A genomic window from Paucibacter sp. KCTC 42545 includes:
- a CDS encoding TonB-dependent receptor domain-containing protein, whose translation MQTTSFRPSARLAFAPACLRRFAPLSLATAAALSGLSGQALAQQAGPGPNKLDSVVVTASRTPLRLGDVSADLTVITRADIDRQGFGDLADLLRNAGCVEFTRNGNPASATSVFLRGADSRHTLVLIDGVRMDSQSTGGAPWEAIPLSQVERIEVLKGPASALYGSDAIGGVVQIFTRKGAKKLALELSGGIGNLGTARLGASVSGTAGMFDYALNVGGERSDGFNTIANPKNSNFNPDIDGWNKHNASLRLGAQLNTEHRLELLALQSHTDGQYDAFKSKVDDHSLQDTSAARLSWLSQWSQALQTRLSVAQAKAGYETRPSPYKTDTRIRTATLDGSYQLDAHQQINFLAEHKQDQLDNSGLTQAATVGSAERTQTGLALGYLWTGAAFDAQVNARHDDDSQFGGVNTGTLGLGVKLSPAWRLVGSVGNAFRAPTLYQSFSDYGPKLSIPGVMALEPEKGRNVEVGIKFAAGDSDASATVYRNHINNLIVFGGAGTCNSSFGCYQNVTRAQLQGLSLAASTQLAGIQWRASLDLQAPKDLATGNMLARRASKFGTISAQTQLAGFDFGAAVFASGQRFDDAANKRPLGGYALLNLNAAYALTRELKVQLNLDNAFNKDYQTALDYAQAPRTVFLGLRYSPAL comes from the coding sequence ATGCAAACCACTTCTTTCCGGCCCTCGGCCCGCTTGGCGTTCGCCCCTGCCTGCCTGCGCCGTTTCGCGCCCCTGTCTCTGGCCACTGCTGCTGCACTCTCTGGCCTGTCCGGCCAGGCCCTGGCCCAACAAGCTGGCCCCGGCCCCAACAAGCTTGACTCGGTGGTCGTCACCGCCTCGCGCACACCGTTGCGCTTAGGCGATGTCAGCGCCGACCTGACCGTCATCACCCGCGCCGACATCGACCGCCAAGGCTTCGGCGACCTGGCAGATCTGCTGCGCAACGCCGGCTGCGTCGAATTCACCCGCAACGGCAACCCGGCCTCGGCCACCTCCGTCTTCCTGCGCGGCGCCGATTCACGCCACACCTTGGTGCTGATCGACGGCGTGCGCATGGACAGCCAAAGCACCGGCGGCGCGCCCTGGGAAGCCATCCCGCTATCGCAAGTCGAGCGCATCGAAGTGCTGAAGGGCCCGGCCAGCGCGCTTTACGGCTCCGACGCCATCGGCGGCGTGGTGCAGATCTTCACCCGCAAGGGCGCCAAGAAATTGGCCCTTGAGCTGAGCGGCGGCATTGGCAATTTGGGCACGGCCCGCCTCGGCGCCTCGGTGAGCGGCACGGCCGGCATGTTCGACTACGCCCTCAATGTGGGTGGCGAGCGCAGCGACGGCTTCAACACCATCGCCAACCCCAAGAACAGCAACTTCAACCCCGATATCGACGGCTGGAACAAGCACAACGCCAGCCTGCGCCTGGGCGCGCAGCTGAATACCGAGCATCGCCTGGAACTGTTGGCCTTGCAAAGCCATACCGACGGCCAGTACGACGCCTTCAAGTCCAAGGTCGATGACCACAGTCTGCAAGACACCAGCGCGGCACGCCTGAGCTGGCTCTCGCAATGGAGCCAGGCCCTGCAAACACGCCTCAGCGTTGCCCAGGCCAAGGCCGGCTACGAGACCCGCCCCTCGCCCTACAAGACCGACACCCGGATTCGCACCGCCACCCTGGACGGCAGCTACCAACTTGACGCGCACCAGCAAATCAACTTCCTGGCCGAGCACAAGCAAGACCAATTGGACAATAGCGGCCTGACCCAAGCCGCCACCGTGGGCAGCGCCGAGCGCACCCAAACCGGCCTGGCTCTGGGCTATTTGTGGACCGGCGCGGCCTTCGACGCCCAAGTCAACGCCCGCCACGACGACGACAGCCAGTTCGGCGGCGTCAACACCGGCACGCTGGGCCTGGGCGTCAAGCTCAGCCCGGCCTGGCGTCTGGTTGGCTCGGTCGGCAATGCCTTCCGTGCGCCGACCCTGTACCAGAGCTTCAGCGACTACGGCCCCAAGCTGAGCATCCCCGGCGTCATGGCGCTGGAGCCTGAGAAGGGCCGCAATGTGGAAGTCGGCATCAAGTTCGCCGCGGGTGACAGCGACGCCAGCGCCACCGTGTACCGCAACCACATCAACAATCTGATCGTCTTCGGCGGCGCCGGTACTTGCAATAGCAGCTTTGGTTGCTATCAAAACGTCACCCGCGCCCAGCTCCAAGGCCTGAGCCTGGCCGCCAGCACCCAGCTGGCCGGCATCCAATGGCGCGCCAGCCTGGATCTGCAAGCACCCAAAGACTTGGCAACCGGCAATATGCTGGCCCGCCGTGCCAGCAAGTTCGGCACGATCTCGGCGCAAACCCAGCTGGCTGGTTTCGACTTCGGCGCGGCGGTGTTTGCCTCCGGCCAGCGCTTTGACGACGCCGCCAACAAGCGCCCGCTGGGCGGCTATGCCTTGCTCAACCTCAACGCAGCCTATGCGCTGACGCGTGAGTTGAAAGTGCAGCTCAATCTGGACAATGCCTTCAACAAGGACTACCAGACCGCGCTGGACTATGCGCAAGCGCCGCGCACCGTGTTCCTGGGCCTGCGTTACAGCCCGGCGCTCTAA
- the pth gene encoding aminoacyl-tRNA hydrolase has protein sequence MIRLFVGLGNPGTEYEDTRHNAGFWWIDTLARKLGTSLQVERNYYGLVARVNNAPGAAGPIWLLQPMTYMNLSGKSVAALARFFKIAPEEILAIHDELDLLPGEMKFKQGGGNGGHNGLKDMQAQLGSANFWRLRLGIGHPGHKAEVANYVLRKPPLAERQAVEDCIAKSLDAVDLLLKGEMDKALTKIHAKPPRPKPPKPPKPAEPAEPGVTLKAADGALETSPLASAESGPAQDHKASP, from the coding sequence ATGATTCGACTCTTTGTTGGCCTCGGCAATCCGGGCACTGAATATGAAGACACCCGCCATAACGCGGGTTTCTGGTGGATTGACACCCTGGCGCGCAAGCTCGGCACCTCGCTGCAGGTCGAGCGCAACTACTACGGCCTGGTCGCACGGGTGAACAATGCGCCCGGCGCGGCCGGACCGATCTGGTTGCTGCAGCCCATGACCTATATGAACCTGTCAGGCAAGTCGGTGGCTGCGCTGGCGCGTTTTTTCAAGATCGCGCCGGAAGAGATCTTGGCCATCCACGATGAGCTGGATCTCTTGCCCGGCGAGATGAAGTTCAAGCAAGGCGGCGGCAATGGCGGCCACAACGGCTTGAAAGACATGCAAGCTCAGCTGGGCAGCGCCAATTTCTGGCGCTTGCGCCTAGGCATTGGCCACCCCGGCCACAAGGCCGAGGTCGCCAACTATGTGCTGCGCAAGCCACCCCTGGCCGAACGCCAGGCAGTGGAAGACTGCATCGCCAAATCGCTTGATGCGGTGGACTTGCTGCTCAAGGGTGAGATGGACAAGGCACTGACCAAGATCCACGCCAAGCCGCCTCGGCCGAAGCCACCCAAGCCGCCCAAACCTGCTGAGCCCGCTGAACCAGGAGTCACCCTCAAAGCTGCGGATGGCGCGCTTGAAACAAGCCCCCTTGCAAGCGCAGAATCAGGGCCTGCCCAGGACCACAAAGCCAGCCCGTGA